From Impatiens glandulifera chromosome 7, dImpGla2.1, whole genome shotgun sequence:
TACCCTTCCAATCATGTGCTCAAAAAGTCACGGACTCTTCCCTTCAGGTTCAGCTCTGAAGGGTTTAGGGTCAATTCATGTGCTCAAGCTATGACTGTACATTCACCTTGATTAAATTCGTTTACAACTCACATGCATCTTTTTATAAATCATGTTTCTGCATAACTTACTATTGGGACatgaatgatattattttattgcatTGTTTTGAAATCCTGTAAATGTTTGTTGAGTcattagactcactatgcttgtgtggtgtagatAGTCATCCTTAGATTTATATGGTAGCTGGAGAGAATCCTTGGAGTGAAAGCAACTTGCAGGATTGAGTGTGGAAGGAAGGACCTTAGCTGATTATTTTTGGTGTATTTTTGTGAACTCTTGCTGTATGACtgcaatttgttttaaaatagaCTAAGTACTTTGTAATGTTTCAAAACTGCTGGACCTATTTATAGTAAAGAACAAAATGTTTTATGGTATCTTTTGGCATAAAGTGCCCATGTTTGTAAAACATGTCTTTAAATGATGAATCCACCTTTTAGCTTCCGCTTATGTGACAGTTTCTGGTATATTATATGTTCAAGCATGCTTAGGTTCCATCATCTCTATACTAGACCTGTAATTTAGATTTAGGGACGTttcatttggtatcagagcaatggTCCCGATCCTTTGTACTCCCACACTCATGTGTCTGCTGTTGCCCCTCCAAGAGCTCTTCTTCAAAGTCTGTAAGTTATTTGATAACTTGCAtcataaaattgttattattataattaaataagtaatgtCAATACAGTAATGAGATAGGGCAGCAACCCAACTTatgcatttttataaaatgataagcTATTATTAAGATGTAGTTTTATTTCTATTAGAGCCATGAGAAGAGGGACTAGGGAAAATGTTGTTACTTCTTCAGACGAACCAACCAGGGATGATGTTTTAATTGGGCTGGTAGAGGCGTTGAGAGATTAGAACCAAATCCAAAGTGAGCAAATGCGGAAAATGTTTCATGTcaatatgaacaataataaCAACCAAGGTAGTAACAAAAAAAACTGATGGAGGACAACAACTGATATACAAGAAATTCATGGGCTTCAAACCAGCTGAGTTCAAGGAAAGCATTGTTCCCATGGTTGATGAGGAATGGATCCAGTCCCTAGAAACAATCTTTGAGTTAATGAAAATTAGTAATGGGGATAGGGTGCGATGCACAACTTTTATGTTTAGAGACGATGCTCGCATATGGTGGCAAAGAGCAAAGTCTACTGTAGACCTTTCTACTATATCCTAGAAAGAATTCAAGGACACCTTTTTATGGTAAATATTTCACCCTTAGCACCATAAACAAGTTGGCCCGTGAGTTTCTGGAAATCAGACAAGGTGACGCTAGTGTGGCTAactatgtgaagaagtttgagAGGGGACGATATTTTGCTCCCATGATCTTTGGGAGTGCTGCAATGGAGCTTAATCATTTTATGGAGGGGATTAATGCTACTATTATGAGGGACGTGCGCCTTAGTGGAGCGACCACTATGAGAGAAATTATTGAGAAGGCGTTGATGGCAGAAAATGATAGCTGACATTATAAAGGAGTCCCAAGCCAAGAGAAACAACTATGCTGGAAGGGATTCTCAAGGAACCAGCTCTAAAAGGCCTTTTCAGCAGTCTGTTAATCAATATGCACCCCAACAACAAACAAGGAATTCAAACTAGGGTCAATATTATCAAGGGCCACAACAGCAACAAAATCAACAAAGGAGGATACAGTCTGCTAAGCCAGCATAGTTGGCCAAAGCTTCAATTATGTCAAACCCAGTCTGTACTCAATGTGGCCGGTTTCACCAAGGAGAATGTTTGTATGAGACCAACTTCTGTTATAACTGCAAGAAACAAGGACATCTTTTATGTGACTGTCCACAGAAGAAGACCATTGTTCCGGATAGAGTGTTCGCAATGAATCAAGAAAAAGCAGACCCAAATTCTACCATCATTACGGGTAATCTTTTAATTGGCAACACCTTAGCTAATACTTTAATTGATACTGGTGCAACACATTATTTTGTTTCTGCCAACTTTGTTCAAAAATCAGGTTTGAGACCTGATGAAACTAAGACTGTGTATAATATTTCTCTACCATCAGGAACAAGTTTGAACACTAATAAGTATATTAGGGTCTGTAAGGCACATATTCAAAAGCACAAGATGCTAGTAAATCTTGTGGTAGTAGAAATGGATGGTTTTGATGTCATTTTAGGAATGGTCTGGCTAACTCGTCATGAGGCTCAAATCGACTGTAAAAAAAACAGTATCTTTAACTGATCAAAATGGGAGAACATTCCAGTTCAGAGGAACACCTCCACCCAATCCTTCCTTTAAAACTCAACAGCCACTTCCATCGGGGATTCCAATAGTGTTGGCTACTTCTTATGCTATACTAGGAGTTCAGCTACCAAGAGTAGAGGACATCAAAGTTGTAAGAAACTTTCCTAGTGTGTTTCTTGAAGACATCAATGGTTTACCACCATTAAGAGAGGTAGAGTTTGGCATCATGTTGAAGGAGGGAACACTTCCAATTTCAAAGGCACCTTATAGGTTAGCACCCACGGAGTTGAAGTAGTTGAAATATCAACTAGAAGACTATTTGAGCAAGGGTTTTATTCGCCCAAGTGTGTCTCAATGGGGGGCACCAGTGCtacttttttttgggaaaaacgacttagcgtcatttcattaaaaattcccaaaaacgaaaaaaaaaccacgagtttaagagatcattctagacagacctagaatgattttgaagtcgtaacattctgaataaaagctaaaaaacgtaaatgaattatctgtttacaatgctttcaattctagtgagtttaaaaaacggtaaattccagttcctgcagatattccagttctgttccgtgcttggaattcctctccacgttcccgcgagggcgctgcaatccgatacaatatctttccataactcgtcaatgctcctgcgggttctgtcatatacccttgcattccgttcttgccaaatgttatacaccactgctccaaagccgcacttgaacacgcttgttgcaaatctatttcccttcgttttgagtagtgccgcttctttgatttcattccattcgctcgggaaactgatcagctctaggcttttatagaatctgtcccaaagttccgaagcaatacaacagctcccgaataagtgatctatggtttcttcatttcatatgcatagaagacagctcgcgtccgggatgctcatatacttactgatacgatcacgtgtgctgagtctttcccagaaggcgagtcataggatgaactggtgtcgagggataatcttcgttgaccatacaagagtagcccattctactttctgcactTTTTCCCGGactacctcccatattttcttcaatactagcttcccattgtcctcagctttccattcatgaatatacggtctgtcgtgtagttgtatgctaattatatgatcaagtatcatctttccttctggaattcttctcaagagcaagttccaattcccgtctttgatgtctctgattttcacttttgtgcagtcccttctgatacgagtattttgaaactcctccttgtcgatgataggccggatttcaaaccaagggtcgtgccagaatagagtgtttttcccgtcccctagtcggatatcataaagatctgcaatatcgcttcttagtttaagaatcttttttagagaccagctcataccttcgtgaattttgcaggtccagatgctggtttcgtgtttcataaacctcgtatgcactcttttgatccatagtgactcctgattgcgctccaaagcccacagatgcttgaaggttagagccttgttccactcgatacaattcttcaagtcgatgcctctcTCGTctttcggtttgcagagagcggtccatttgactttctttcctcctcttccacaactaccccagataaagtttctcatcagtgtgtcgagttccttcattaccttcttcggaatgactatttgctgcgcccaatagccaactatgcccataaccacggttttgataagttcgatcatccctgcataagaaagttttttcgctgcccagccaaatatcgtgttttttaccttttcaatcagtggcttgcagtgtgagatctcaatTTGCtttgcagttaacggaattcctaagtaccttatgggaaagctgccttccttgatgcccatgatgttgaagatgttctgctttgtttcgtccttcacgcctccataaaatgtcacacttttgctttcattaatagttaaacctgttacctcagaaaagaacattagtgcaaccctaatagttttaatggaatcaacgtctgtgtgcgctagaatgaacaaatcgtcagcaaagcataaatgtgttaccttcTCTACCTCACataatgggtgaaagatgtatggacgattctttcggaacatcgcgaagatgctctcaaagatcgccatgatagctacgaaaaggtaagaagagagggggtccccttgccttaccccgttttcacccttgaaatagcctttgtggactccattgacgctaacaacaaagcaggatgatgaaacgcattgcataatccaatcgataaaaatcataggaaaagcagaaacaaccagaaagtctcgaatggtttcccatctaacagagtcgaaagctttcttgatatctattttgaaagccactctcaggaatattttctttttcccgtagccttttaataggctctgcatgagaagaatattatgagagattgtcctaccagggatgaatgcagattgattaagatttattatttttcctataacatttttaaaacgtttagaaataattttataaatcacattgcagtaggaaattggtctgaaatcttgtactttctcaggtaccgcagttttggggatcaaggttaggaccgctgtattccattgctttaacatcttcttgttttgaaaaactccagaaccccatcagtaacatctttacccacaaccgaccaattatctttgaataactgtgcattaaacccatcaggacccggacttttattcccatcaatactaaacagagtttctttaacctcaaccttcgtgaccacctttatcaactcgcgactatcttctgcagagattttcttGTCAAttatttgatacaaggtattcaggtgactttgatgctgctttcttgtactcATAAGCtacttatagaaatcaatagccagatcttggacacctTTTTGACTCTGAACATaatcaccatcatcattcttcagcctgtacacattgtttctcatgattctagccttgcattttctgtagaagaaagctgtgtttttgtcacccaacgaaagccagctctgtcttgatttctgtctaacaaaattctcttcaagcagactcagcttcctgaagttttcaagcgcatatctttctgtttcattgagttgttcatcactattatcccttaataactttttctgaacctcttccagttcttctctagcagccagaactctattggagatattgctgaacttcttcttgtcaaagctttggagatgattcttcaggagcttaagcttctcagaaaccctgtacatgttggaacctctgacatctgttgaccatacgctttcgagaatacccttgaatttatcattatccatccagaaattgaaaaatttaaagggccttttgaacctttcttccttttcccagaacaatttaatcgggcagtgatcagatatacccggattcaaaacatgaagttgacttctcggaaattggttaatccagttctcatttaccagacatctgtcaattctactttttctaatttgctcattccctctcgtagaagaccaagtgaagaagttcccagaattggtaggctcgatacaacccatatctctgatgctaCTTGTGAAGAAGAAGGATGGATCCTAACGTCTTTGTATTGATTATCGTGAGATAAACAAGGTAACAATCTAGAACAAATACCCTTTGCACAGAATTGATGATCTTTTCGACCAATTAAAATGTGTTTCAGTCTTCTCCAAGATAGATCTAAGATCAGGCTACCATCAAATTCGTGTCAAGGATGAAGACGTGAAGAAGACAACATTCAGAACTTGTTATGGGCACTACGAGTTTCTGGTGATGCCTTTTGGGTTGACTAACACACCAGCTATTTTTATGAAGTTGATGAATAAGGTATTTCACCCTTATTTAGATCAGTTTGTGGTGGTCTTTATTGACGACATTCTGATCTACTCCCGAACAGAAGAAGATCATGCACAACATTTGGCTTTGGTTTTTCTAGTGTTAAAGAAGAA
This genomic window contains:
- the LOC124909754 gene encoding uncharacterized protein LOC124909754, whose protein sequence is MLEGILKEPALKGLFSSLLINMHPNNKQGIQTRVNIIKGHNSNKINKGGYSLLSQHSWPKLQLCQTQSVLNVAGFTKENKKTIVPDRVFAMNQEKADPNSTIITGNLLIGNTLANTLIDTGATHYFVSANFVQKSGLRPDETKTVYNISLPSGTSLNTNKYIRVCKAHIQKHKMLVNLVVVEMDGFDVILGMFRGTPPPNPSFKTQQPLPSGIPIVLATSYAILGVQLPRVEDIKVVRNFPSVFLEDINGLPPLREVEFGIMLKEGTLPISKAPYRLAPTELK